A window of Pullulanibacillus sp. KACC 23026 genomic DNA:
ATAAGTATAGAAGCATAGGCGGAATCGCCATGATCATAGCAAAGGCCATTTGGAGATTCCATGCCGTTAAGTTCGTTGACCCTTTTACAAAGAAAGAAGATAATGCACCCACCGTTAATGGTTTTAAATTATCCGAGTTGATAAAGATTAATGGCGTAAACAATTCATTCCACCAATAGACTGCTGAAAGAACAGCAATTGTAATAAAGATAGGCTTAGAGATGGGGATTAAAATCTTTGTGAAGATTTGCCATCTATTACATCCATCAATCATAGCCGATTCATCAATACTCTTAGGAATGGTTTTAAAAAACTGTCTAAAAAGAAACACGTTATAAGGATAAGCAAAGAAACTTGGAACAATTAAAGGCAAGAAGCTATTTAACCATCCAAACGATCTAAACAAGATAAATTGCGGAATAATGGTTGTAACCGTAGGGACCATCATCGTAGCAAGAATAATCGCAAACATCGTTTTTGAACCTATAAATTTGATTCGAGCTAATGGATAAGCCACTATGGAACTTGAAATTAAGGTCCCTACTGTATTACCGATAATTAATATGATTGTATTTCTTAGATAAATAAGTGTACTTCCTGATTTTAAAACATCGATATAGTTTTGAAATTGAGGATGATCAGGAATCAATTTTGGTGGAAATTGACTTATTCCTGTTAACGTCTTTAATGAATTGGATAGTATCCAAAGTATTGGAAAAATCATAAATACCGCTACTATAATCAAAATGATATATTGAATCATTTTTACTTTTTTACTGTTTTTCAAACGCAGCTTAGCTTGTTGTGCCATAAATAATACCTCCTTCTCAATCGTAGTGAACAAATCGATCAGAAATTTTAAATTGCAGGGCAGTGAACAAAGACACGATGATGAAAAGAACGACAGCGAGTGCAGAGGCATAGCCCATGTTGAAAATTTGGAATGCATATTTGTAAATAGTTAAACTTAGAACCTGTGTTGAATTATTCGGTCCACCATTTGTTAAGGGATAAATAAGCGAGAATGAACTATTAAAGGATCCAATCGTCGCCACAACTGTATTAAATAGGATGATGGGCGAAATCGACGGTAACGTTACATTTAATAATCGCTGCATAAAATTAGCTCCATCCAAATCACAGGCTTCATAAAGTTCAACCGGAACTTCCTTAAGCGCTGAGCTAAAAATGAGCATCATTTGCCCTGTAGAATAGGTAAATATACTGGCAACTCCGATGATTCCCCATATCCAAAAACTGCTATTAAGCCAGTCTGGCGGATTGGCTACACCCAATGCCGATAAGAAATAATCAATAACCCCAATATTTTTGTCAAACATTAACTTAAACACATACGCCATAACAACGCTTGGCATTACTGCAGGTATAAAATAAAAGAATTGGAAGACCGGGATAAACTTCACCTTGAAATTTAATAGGACAGCAAGAAGTAATGAAGCAATAACACTGACTAATACTGATATAATCGTGAATATAAAGGTTACTTTTAAGGAACCAAGAAAATCAGAGTACTTTGAAAAAAGTTGCATATAATTGCTTAATCCAGTGAATTTAATTGCCCCAACTAAATTCCATTTTGTAAAACTCAACAAAAACGAAACAATTATTGGGCCTCCAGTAAACAAAATTAATCCGATAATCCAAGGAGAGAGAAACATATAGGCTGAAAGATTATCTTTGAATTTTGCATGTCCCTTTTTCATAGTTTCAAATCCTTTCATCATTTACAAAATATACTGATCACATCGACTAACTTTTAATTGTTTCACTCTAAAAACTATTAGTAAAATCCAATATAGCTTGTTCCTTAGGAATATCTTCGGTCTGGATATCTTTAATTGTTTTTTGTCCAAGTATGACGGAATCAAAATCACTCGCAAGATCTGTCGTCACTGTTGGATTAGCTAATACATAGCCAAACTGACCCGATTTTGCAGATTCTGTCATGGCATTCCAATCGGAAGGACCGTTTTTCCCCGGCACTTTGTAGGCCCCTTTTGCAGCCACGCTCATCTCTGCTGATGGATTATTCGTAGATTGCTCGATTAAGGTTTGACCTTCTTTACTCATCAAGAATTGAATAAGTTTCCAGTCGGCCTTTTTATATTTACTGCTGCTATTAATCGTAAAGAATCCTGTATGGAGCGAGTTATAAGCTCTTTCCTCTTTAGGCAGTGGAGCAATCCCCCATTTAAAATTATTATTTTGATAGGCAGTAATGTACCAGCTGCCTTGACGAGTCATGGCAGCTTTACCGGCGGCAAATAAGTCGGCTACCTGGCCGCCAGAAGAAGGACGAGGAGAGGCTTTATCGACATTGGTTAGCTGATTCTGAAATTGCAACGCCTTTACTAATCCACTCGATAGACTTAGATTTCCATTTTTATCTACAATCTCATCCCCTGCCTCACCAATTGATGAGTACCAGATATCTCCAGAGAGTGCGTCTGCTCCCCACTGAATCGTTTTGCCATTCTTTACTACCGTTAGCTTTTTGGCGGCCTTTTCAAAATCTTGCCAAGTCCAGTTGGCATTTGGATAAGACAGGTGAGCCTTATCAAACATATCTTTGTTGTAATATAAGATTTCTGTTGCATAGCACCACGGCAATCCATAAATCTTCCCGTTAACTTTAAATTGCTGGGCAGCAGGAATCATGTCACTCATTTTAAAGGCTTTTGTCTTACTGATTTCACTATCCAATGGCTCAATCACGCCATTTTGAGCAAAGCCTTTAACATCTGCTTCCCAGCTTAAAATGACATCAGGAGCATCTTTGGCTGCGATCATTTGATGGATTTTTTGTGAATAGTCAACGGGAATCTCCAAAATATCTACTTTAATATTCGGATATTTTTTTTCAAAGGCTTTAATATACGAAGGTGTAGCCGTGCCTACCGGATCCCACATGCTCATTGTGATGGTGATCTTTTTACTGCTAGTTCCTGAACTACTAGATGAGGAATTCCCACAGCCTGATAGGACAAGTGATAATACCAATCCAACGATAGAGATCATACTCAAAGAAAATTTTCCCCTTTTTCCCAATTTAATCACTCCAGTTTATTTTAAAAAAATTCACTATATAAACGGTTTCATTTTTGGCATTCACATTAAGTTAATCGATTAACCTATTGTGAAAAAATAGAAGTGAGGAGGTCCTCCATCTAATTGGATGGAGGAGGCCCCACCGATTCTCTAACGACAAGTTTACAGCCTAACAAATCAGGTTTCTCTACTTTTTCTCCTTTAACGAGCTTATCTAATATTACCATTGATAATCTGCCCATTTGAGTTAAAGGTATTTTCATAGTGGTCAACGAAGGATTAAGGAAAAAGCTCATTTCCCGATCATCAATTCCCATAACTGAAAGGTCATCTGGAATGGCTAACCCTAACTCTCGGCACCCTTTCATAGCACCTGCTGCCATCAAATCATTCATTCCCAATATCGCCGTCGGAGGCTCTTTGGATTGAAGAAGCAGCTTCCCTTGGGTATAACCCGATTCATATTCCCAGTCTCCTGTTTTAACATACTCTGGATTAAAGACTAAGTTATAGTCTGATAAAGCTTTATAGTAGCCGTCAAACCGCTTACGGGAGGGATAAGAGTTAATTAATCCGCTTATAATGGCGATTTTCTTATGCCCTGATTCAATCAGATATTTTGTTGCGTTATAGGCAGTTTGTTCATCATTATAATTCACATAGCAGCCATTTTCTTCACTGGTATAACAATATGTATAGACAATCGGGATTTTAATCTTTGGCATAATTCCTGACATATCCCTTGCATGAACCCCGATATATAAAATTCCATCTACTTGCTTATTTACCAGCTCTTGTGCCGCCTTAGGAGCATGGATCACGCACATCTCATCCCGCTCTGATTTATTTCCATATAATTGGTTCAATCTCATGTTAGTCATAATAATCGACCAGCCATGTTCATCCGCATACTTATTAATGCCATCTATGATTTCAGGGGCATTAAAAACCGTGATATCCTCAACAATAACGCCAATCGTATTCGTTTTTTTTAGCTTTAAGCTTTTGGCAATCCGATTAGGTTGATAATTGAGCTCCTTAATTACTTTCTGGACCTTTTTTTGCGTTTCCTTGCTGATCTTCCCCGTATTATTTATGACATGAGAAACCGTTGCCGTTGACACATTAGCCTTTTCCGCAACATCCTTTATTCGTACCATAATATCAAACCACCCAGGTTAAACGATTAACCTGATATTATCATATGAAAAGGCTTCCATCAATAGGGTGTTCCGAATTATTTTATATCTACTGAAATTTCAACAATTTATATACCTAGTCGAATCACATTCCAAGATAATTTAGGCAATGTGGCGTATAAAGCTCCATCTTCTATAGCGGCATTTCCTTGATTATGCGGTTTTACCTGATCGTTGTTCTCTTTATTAGTAGCCTTGATATCCTGATTTTCTAGCACAAGGTGTTCCATGACCCTATAGCCCTCAAAGCCTGTTATAACCGTTTCTAATAAAATGGAGTCATCTTGATTTTTATTCACAACAAATAACGTTAATCTCTCCTGATTTTCATCCATAACAACGGCCGCATCCACATAAGGAACATCCGTAAAATCCTTTGAGTCATATTTGGGCGATAAAATAGCAGGACTTAATACTGTGCCTCTCCCATAGAGTGATGCATGAAGATAAGGATAGAAAATTGTTTGTTTCCATGCCTTGCCTCCCTTTTCAGTCATAATGGGAGCAATCACATTTACCAGTTGTGCCAAACAAGCTATTTTTACACGATCTGAATGATTTAATAGGGTAATAAGCATTGAACCAACTAGTAAGGCATCCTCAAATGTATAGATATCCTCTAACAAATGGGGGGCAACTGACCAAGGTTGGACCTTTTTATCTGCATCATTAGAGTGGAACCAAACATTCCATTCATCAAATGAAAGATTCATGATTTTCTTACTTTGTTTTTTCGCTTTAATATAATCACAGGTAGCAATGACCGAGCGAATAAAATCATCCATTTCTAGTGATTGGGCTAAATAATTTCCTAGATCATCATCGTGATTCCCATAATATTGATGAAGTGAAATATATTCAACATGATCGTAGGTATGGTCAAGGACTGTGGCTTCCCACTCTGCAAAGGTAGGCATTTTGCGGAAGGAGCTTCCACAAGCGACCAGCTCAATGCTTGGGTCTACCCACTTCATGACTTTTGCTGCTTCGGTTGCAAGTCTTCCGTATTCCACAGCTGTTTTTTGACCAATTTGCCATGGTCCATCCATTTCGTTTCCTAAGCACCACGTTTTTATATTATGGGGTTCCTTATAACCATGCGAGATTCTAAGATCACTCCAATAGGATCCTGATGGATGATTACAATACTCAACTAGATTTCGGGCAGCATCAATACCCCTTGTCCCTAAGTTAACCGCCATATTAACCTCTGCATTTACCTTCTTTGCCCAATCGACAAATTCATTGGTACCAAGCTGATTCGTTTCTGTTGTTAGCCACGCCAGATCTAAACGACGAGGTCTTTGTTCGAATGGCCCAACACCATCCTCCCAGTTGTAACCTGAAACGAAATTCCCACCTGGATAACGAATAAGCGGAACTTGTAGTTCCTTAACAAGTTCTATAACATCCTGCCGAAATCCCTGATCGTCTGCAGTTGGGTGCTCCGGTTCATAAATCCCTTCGTACACGGCTCTTCCAAGATGTTCAATAAAAGAACCAAAGATCCGCTTATCCACCTCAGATACTTTAAATTCCTTATCGAGTGTTAGTTTAGCTTTAAAATTTCCCATCGCGAGTTCCCCTCTTGAGCATAATTAAAAAATATACGTCATTACCGTGACAACGCTATCACAATATTAATACGTACATAATTTACTAAAACAATCATTAATACGTACATAATAGTTTAATACTCTTATCCAGTCAACGAAAATTTCTAACAAATGTTATAATTATTAATATTATTTATACGGTTAATTGGCTAAATTTGGCTTTGATTACATTGAGTTGGCAAAATTTAAAGGTCTTATTAAATACTGTTATTGATTCACTAGCGTTGCATAAAAAAATTGCCACAAAGTCAACGGTAATCATTGGAATAATATGTAATATTATTCCAATGATTAAAAACCGAAAATTCAGTCTTATATTTTTATGACGAAGGAGCCAAAAAGATAAAGGGGGGTGTTTGAAGGTAATCCTTATCCATTTTTTTCCATTTATAAGATTGGATCATAAGTTAAATCATTTAAATGGTCCACCTCTCCTTCTTCATATTGTGCCAGTGTATCTTGGAAAATTTGTTCGTGTTTAAGCTTTCGCCTACCAAATGAAGAGCGTTCTGGCTTTTTGAATAGCGCTTTTAAGAACGTTATAAAGCAGTTTGACCAATAATCAACTATGTAATCAAGCATATCGAGAAGTGTCCCTTGATAATGCACCTTCTTCTTCATTAATAAGGTTAAACAGAAGGTGATCATGGCGATATAAACTTGATTATATACAGCGTTTTGACTTGTCCCGTACATCTTCTTTAATTTGAGGTGTTGTTTCATCCATTTAAAGAATAATTCAATCTGCCATCGTTTTCGATAGAGGTCACTAATTTCGTCTGCGCTCATTTTTGCGTCATTGATAACGATGGTTAGTTTATTGCCTTGACTATCCAAAGTTTCCACAAGTCGAAGAGGATATTTCATTCTTCCAAGCTTAACGATCGCTTCTCGAAGAACGTTAGACGACGGGTCTACTGGCAATTCTTCAATAACATGGACGATTGTATTATCTTTAATACGCGTGCAAAAACGACTATTTTGTTTACAATACTCATCGAATTTCTCGAAATCAAAATAACCTCGATCAAAGACATGTAAGGCACCTTCTTCAATGACCATTAGCGAATCTAATTGAGTCATATCAGCAGGACGAGCAGGTGTCACGATGATTTTATCTGGTGTTGTTTCTTCACCATACAAAACGACGCGAGTATGGATTTTTATGCCGCCTTTGGTTGTTCGGAACACTGCCCATTTATATTGACTCAGACAAAAGGAAACCGTTGACGAATCAATAAGATGGATTTTTCCGAGCAAACGGTCGCCCTGTTCTTTTCCAAACTCTCGATGTATCTGTTGAACAAGATGTTGGAGAATCGCTTGGAAGATTTCTGATGGGATATCTGATAACTTCCTAGATAATTGGGATTTACTAATGCTTTTTAACCCCAATTCCTTTTGGAGCTTCTTTATACGATTCACCTTATTACTTATTATTTTGAGACTCTCCAATTGGTTGATTTGAGCAAATATAAACAACTTCGCAAAGGTAAGACTATCAAGCTTTTTTACATATTTATCAATCTTCATTATCTCCACCATCTTTGAGATAACTTCTCCATTAAGGGGGTGGAGGTATTCCTTAAAAACTGTATTTATGGTATGCTTGTCCATGAGAACTCCTTATAGTTAGGATTTGGACAGGATTACCTACCTTCCTCCTGATTATAAGGTTTTTTTATGTGTTTTTAAACAAAAATTAACATATATTACAAAATATACAATAATTATTTTTAGCTAAAAACTATTGACAAACTAGTATTATCTTCACGCAACGCTAGTGTTATTGATTAATTAGTTATTAACTAATCAAGGCGGAAAATAGCCTTGGTTTCCGCTGCCGATCTGCAAGTTCACCTACCACTTGGATTTCAGCCGTGATTCATTTGTCTGAATGACTTCGTGCTAATTTGTCCCAATGAAGACTAACAAAAAGGACAGGTGCCCCTGTCCTTTTGTTTATACATCAGAATGGCCGCAACGTTCCTTATCTCTTTCCTTATCCGTTCATGATCATATCGCGAAAGGCAAAATAACGATTGAGTATTAATTTATAGTGGTTCTTGGAATTTGGGTATTCCTCCTCGATAGCAGCTTCTATACTTGGCGTCATGCTATTTTCTCCATTATAAATGCCCTTTTTCAAAATCCCATCAAGCTGCCCAACATAATCTTTTGCGGAACTTTCACCTAATTGATATTCCGTCATTAAAAATTGTTCAAAGTTCATTAGTGTTCACACCCTAACCTTTCTTTAAAAAATCCCTATCTTTCTTTATAACAAGCAAACTTAACTTATTCCTTAAAGATTCCTAGTATTCCTTTCACGAAATTTATAGAAATTATCAATAATTGGACGGGTGTTTTTAAATTCCGAACAACTTGAGAATGGGCCAAGAACTTTTATAAAGCTGTAGAAATTCGACGCTATTTGCTTGGTTAATTTTTTACTAAAGTAGGTGATTGAATAACAGAAATAAGCGGAGGTTTTCCGGTTAAATTGCTGAATAGTGCTTGGGTGCGGGTATATAAGCGGAGGTTTTCCGGTTAAGCAGGGCAAAATGACACCGCTCCACGCTTTCTGGAGTCAATAGCCGGAATTCTTCCGTCTATTTAAGCTATTTTCAGTGCTAATTCCTAATTAAGAGAAATTTCTCCGCTTATTTACCAACTCCGCGGTAGGGGGGAAATCCACACCCCCATTATGTAAAAGGTCTTGGAGAACGATGACAGTTTTCAGGAGATTGTTCCGCAAAACCCTTTTTAGGAACATCAATCCCATACGTCTGCTTGGCCTAAGAGACAACCTCACCATTTAGATCCAAGAGAATCCCCTTCACACTCGATGTTCCTAAATCAATTCCAATTAAATACGTCATTTATTCTCCCACCTTGCTAGCAGAGCTTTGGCTTAACTCTTTCAACTATACCACTACTGCTACATCAAAGATCCTTCATTTGTTTGATTTCCCTTCCATAATACACGCCAAAATCGGGCAAAAGGGTTTAACACCCCCTGCCCGATTTAAGGTCTTATACCAAGTTTCGTTTTTTTGATAGCACATGTCCGCGTTAAGACCCAACGAATTGCCGTCTCTTCGCAGGTTTGACACCGCTGTGTCAATAACCTTGTTCATCCCCTAATGGCACATTAACATAACAAAGCCTTCAGCCGTTTCCTCAAGATTCCCAAAATTTAACAACAAATATAGTCATTGTCGGAGTAGGTGTAGCAGCGTTTCAACAATTCGAAGGTGCTAATGCTATCTTCTATTACATTCCTTTGATTGTACAAAAGGCAACTGGACATTCAGCTAGTTCTGTATCTGCTTGTAGATGCGACTTTGCCACTCGTCAGTGATCCTAATAATCGTTATATGTGTTGTGATGTAATCGTATTTTTTATAATTGGACCAGACTGCGCTTCATGAGCCATTTTAGTTCTAAGCGGTCGTAATACTAGAATGGCTAGTAGGGCGGTTAAGATGTCCGCACCCGCGACTAAATAAAAAACCGGGATCCAACTTCCGGTTATTGATTCCAAATAGGCGGAAGCAGGACCTCCTAGTAAAGAACCAATACCTTGTGAAATATAAAGGAATCCATAGTTCGTAGTGGCATGTTTTGTCCCAAATGTATCGGTAAGAATTGAAGGAAATAAAGAGAAGATTTCCCCCCAACCGAAGAAAACGACACCCGTTAAGATAACAAAGGCGATTGGATCATTCCGCAGACCAAGCAGCGCTAGAATGGAAATAGCTTCTAGTGTAAAAGCAATAACCATCGTCAATTCTCGACCAATTCGATCCGATATCCAGCCAAAAATAGGTCGTGTCAGTCCATTTGTGAATCTGGAAATCGTTAGAGAAAGCGGTAAGGCGGCCATACCGAACACAAGAGCCTGACTTACACCAAAATCATCGGCAAAAGAACTGACTTCAGAAGTGACCATAAGTCCACTTGTTGACATGAGAGCCATCATAATGAAGAGAATCCAGAATATAGGACTTTGAAACATTTCACGCGGGCTAAAATTCATCTTATTAGGCATGGGTGTTGGATGGGTTTGATCCACCACTTTGGGCTTGATCATTTCTTGACTAGGCGGTGTTTTGAGGCCTTGAGCAAAAAGAAAGCCAATGATCCCTTGGATAGCACCGAAAATGAGAAGAGCTGAGACGTATCCGGTTGAATGAATAAGGTTCGAAATAGGAAAGGTTGTAAAAATAGCGCCGAATCCATATCCGGCCGCAGCCAAACCGGCTGTTAGACCGCGATAGTCTGGGAACCATCTCACCATCAACCCGATAACCCCGACATAAATAATACCTGTTCCAAATCCCCCCATTACTCCATAAGTAAGATAAAGCATTCCTAAATTATTAATAAAAGCCGTAAAAATCCAACTTAAACCAATTAGAATACTTCCAATAGATACGAGAAGTCGAGGACCAAATTTTTCAATGAGATACCCCTGGACAGGCGAGAACCAAGTTTGAATGATAATCAATAAAGAGAACGTGAACTGAATGCCCACCAAACCAATACCCAAATGCTGCTGGATGGGTTGAACAAATAACGTCCAAGTATACTGAGGGCTTGAGATGGTCATCATCACGACCACCCCGAAAACCAATTGCCACCACCTATTAATTTTCACGTTTTCTTTAGTCAAATGATCTCCTCCTTTAATTAAGCCAACTTGATCAATACTTACTTAGGCATTTCTTGTATAATGGCGTCACATGTAGCGTCGATGTGTTGTTCCAATAAATCTAATAGTCTACTTTCGTTATTATTTTTTATATATTCCAAAATTTTACAATGTTCCTCTTGTGCAATCGATAGGTAATGTTTTGACGTATACATGTTCATATAGACCTCTACTCGCCCCCATAGTTGAGACAGCAATTCGAGAAGGGGTTGAGAATCGGAGTAGGAATATAGCTTTAAATGAAAGGTTTTATTCAATTTCCGCCATTCAACATGATTATCTATCTGCTGATCCATGTCTTGAAGAAGTTGATCAAAAGAAGCCAAATGGCTGCTACTAATATTGGGGATTAGCCACTCTACAGCTAATTTTTCAAGTCTTTTTCTAATAGAAAAAATTTCCCTAACATCTTTTTCAGAAAGTTTATTGACGACAATACTTCTTCTTGAGATGGTCACGAATCCTTCCGCTTCCAATTTCATCAAAGCTTCCCGAATTGGCATGGTACTAACGCCGTAAGTATCTGCTAATTTTCTTATTGTGATTTTTTCTCCCGGCTTTATTTCCCCAATAAGCAATTGATCACGTAATGATTCAACTATTTTTTGAGAAATCGTTTGAAAGTCTAAAATTTTACTAGAAATGGTTTCTCCCCCCCTTAGATGATATTTGTGATCACATATCGTAAGTCTTGTATTTATAATAGTTAAATAATAAATAGAGAGAAAGTATAGTGTCAGAAAAGCTCACATGGTTTTTCTATAAAAAGACTCCAGATGTGAGGATATGGAAATTTCCATTACACCAAACGAGGCCAGTGCGAAGCCCATTTCCTGAATCACAAAAAAACACCGCAAAATGATTGCAGTGTTTTTTGTGATTCCTATTCAATTAAGTATCCTATTAGTAAACAGTAACCTGGACTTTTTTGACTCCAAATTTAAGGGCCTTTTGTTTAGACGATACAAAGACATCAATTTTATTTCCTTTGATAGCTCCGCCAGTATCTGCTGCAACAGCGTCTCCATAGCCTTCTACATGCACTTTACTTCCAAGCGGAATAACCTTAGGATCCACCGCGATTATTTTAGCATCCGAATGTTTTTTAAGGTTAAATCCCGTTGTGGTGAGTCCTGTGCAACCTGCACATGAAGCTGTATAAGCTGAAGCCTTGACTGTCAGTTTTTTTGAACTAACTTTTGCTGCTTTGCTGCTTTTTTTAGGTTTTGGTGCAGCCTTTTTTGCAGTATGAGTGTCACCCGAAACGTTTAGTTTTAATCCTGGATGGATGATGTTACTTTTTAATTTATTCCACTTTTTAAGCTCTGAAACCGTTACATGATGACCCTTCGCAAGACCCCATAAAGTGTCACCCTTATGTACAGTTACAGTTTTTGTTGCAGCATGAGCTTGAATAAAAGAAGTAACGAAAAGTAGTCCTGAGAGTCCAGCAATAGCAGTCATTTTTTTAAGTTTATTTAGCATTCTTTCCCCTCCATGCTCTTGTTCTATTACTTGTCCTAATCGTAACACGAAAAGTTTCGATAAAAAGAACAGAGGGATGTTAATTCAATTACAAGTATGGCGGATATATTTCTCTAGTATTTCAAAATACTAGAATGCCGTCGAAAGAAAAAGAGAACCCCCTTATTATTACAAGAAGTCCCATCAGTCGGTAAAAATACTCTTATTTTGTTGAATAAGCTCTGTTAATGAATAGTGTTGATTTTAATTGCTAAATAATTAGGCGAAAATAGCGAGTTTCGGAACACATTTAGATATTATGTTCCGTAACGTGAGCTTACACAGGTCATTTATTCTTGATTAATTCGGAACTGGCGGAGTCTGCGAATCGCGATCTTATTTTCAAAAATAGACCATCGACTAGACCATAAAGGCTTTATCGATGGTCTGAAACGCTCTCCAATCTAGAGATCATTATTTTTTAAACAATTACAATTGGTAACCGAAAGAAGCACCAACGATAATTAAAAGAATGATTAAAACCACAATCAACGCAAATCCACCCAACGTACTCCCCTCCTCTGAACATGAAATAATATATACGCCCAATTAAGGTTTGGTACTTAGTCTTATTTATTTTCCTTAAATTTACAGAAGTTTTAGAAGAATGGACCTATATGATGGAGTTTAATTGGGACTCAGATGTCCGTTCGCAAATGGCTTTGTTCACCATTTTCCCCTGGGACGTTGGTGGCCCCATCACACACTTCTGGCTCCACTCATGCCTCGGTTTTGTGTGTTGGAGCCACCATCACACACTTTTGGCTCCACTCACGCCTCGGTTTTGTGTGTTGGAGCCTTCATCACACGCTTTTGGTTCCACTCACCCCATATTTTTGTGTGTTGGAGCCTTCATCACACACTTTTGGCTCCACTCATGCCTTGTTTTTGTGTATTGGAGCCTTCATCTCACACTTCTGGCTCCACTCATGCCTTATTTTTGTGTGTTGGAGCCCTCATCACACATTGGAGGCTCCACTCACGCCTCGGTTTTGTGTATTGGAGCCCTCATCACACACTTCTGGCTCCACTCACCCCTTATTTTTGTGTATTGGAGCCCTCATCACACACTGGAGGCTCCACTCACGCCTTATTTTTGTGTGTTGGAGCCCTCATCACACACTGGAGGCTCCACTCACGCCTTATTTTTGTGTGTTGGAGCCTCCATCACACACTTTTGGCTCCACTCACGCCTCGGTTTTGTGTGTTGGAGCCTTCATCACACACTGAGGGCTCCACTCACGCCTTATTTTTGTGTGTTGGAGCTCTCATCACACACTGAGGGCTCCACTCACCCCTTATTTTTGTGTATTGGAGCCCTCATCACACACTAGGGGCTCCACTCACGCCTTATTTTTGTGTGTTGGAGCCCCTCATCACACACTTAAAATTATGGTGTTCCCCTCCACTCAAAAGTGAAGGAAAACATTGACAATGGTTCATTGGAATAGCAAGTGAGGCGCTAGTTCAAAATAACTTTGAGTTTTTAAATTCGAAAAAGAATTTAGGTGAGGCGATTGGGTGACGATGTAAAAAAACGAATTGGACAACGAAAAAGAAACGATAAAAAACTTAAAAAAGATGACATCACCATTGTCGATGCAGATGCTGCCAAAAAAGCGGTGGTGGCGACAGCCCTTGGCAATGCCATGGAGTGGTTTGATTTTGGCATCTATTCTTATTTGGCCGTGACGATCGGAAAAGTATTTTTTTCAGGCGCACCTGCCCAGCTCCAAATTGTTTTTTCGTTTGCTACTTTTGCGGTAGCTTTTCTCGTTCGTCCTATTGGCGGGATGTTTTTTGGGATGCTCGGCGATAAGTATGGACG
This region includes:
- the oxlT gene encoding oxalate/formate MFS antiporter, encoding MTKENVKINRWWQLVFGVVVMMTISSPQYTWTLFVQPIQQHLGIGLVGIQFTFSLLIIIQTWFSPVQGYLIEKFGPRLLVSIGSILIGLSWIFTAFINNLGMLYLTYGVMGGFGTGIIYVGVIGLMVRWFPDYRGLTAGLAAAGYGFGAIFTTFPISNLIHSTGYVSALLIFGAIQGIIGFLFAQGLKTPPSQEMIKPKVVDQTHPTPMPNKMNFSPREMFQSPIFWILFIMMALMSTSGLMVTSEVSSFADDFGVSQALVFGMAALPLSLTISRFTNGLTRPIFGWISDRIGRELTMVIAFTLEAISILALLGLRNDPIAFVILTGVVFFGWGEIFSLFPSILTDTFGTKHATTNYGFLYISQGIGSLLGGPASAYLESITGSWIPVFYLVAGADILTALLAILVLRPLRTKMAHEAQSGPIIKNTITSQHI
- a CDS encoding IS4 family transposase, yielding MDKHTINTVFKEYLHPLNGEVISKMVEIMKIDKYVKKLDSLTFAKLFIFAQINQLESLKIISNKVNRIKKLQKELGLKSISKSQLSRKLSDIPSEIFQAILQHLVQQIHREFGKEQGDRLLGKIHLIDSSTVSFCLSQYKWAVFRTTKGGIKIHTRVVLYGEETTPDKIIVTPARPADMTQLDSLMVIEEGALHVFDRGYFDFEKFDEYCKQNSRFCTRIKDNTIVHVIEELPVDPSSNVLREAIVKLGRMKYPLRLVETLDSQGNKLTIVINDAKMSADEISDLYRKRWQIELFFKWMKQHLKLKKMYGTSQNAVYNQVYIAMITFCLTLLMKKKVHYQGTLLDMLDYIVDYWSNCFITFLKALFKKPERSSFGRRKLKHEQIFQDTLAQYEEGEVDHLNDLTYDPIL
- a CDS encoding 3D domain-containing protein, with protein sequence MLNKLKKMTAIAGLSGLLFVTSFIQAHAATKTVTVHKGDTLWGLAKGHHVTVSELKKWNKLKSNIIHPGLKLNVSGDTHTAKKAAPKPKKSSKAAKVSSKKLTVKASAYTASCAGCTGLTTTGFNLKKHSDAKIIAVDPKVIPLGSKVHVEGYGDAVAADTGGAIKGNKIDVFVSSKQKALKFGVKKVQVTVY
- a CDS encoding GntR family transcriptional regulator, giving the protein MKLEAEGFVTISRRSIVVNKLSEKDVREIFSIRKRLEKLAVEWLIPNISSSHLASFDQLLQDMDQQIDNHVEWRKLNKTFHLKLYSYSDSQPLLELLSQLWGRVEVYMNMYTSKHYLSIAQEEHCKILEYIKNNNESRLLDLLEQHIDATCDAIIQEMPK
- a CDS encoding YjcZ family sporulation protein, yielding MSCSEEGSTLGGFALIVVLIILLIIVGASFGYQL